acgacctcactcggtcaagcatgaagggtacaaatacccctcatattacaatgcatGCTCACGAAGAGAATAAATccaaaagaaaaccaaagaaACTAAAGTCTCTACTCCAACAAGactaaaatcctaaaggaaCTGCAGAAAACAAAATACAGAATTTGAAAAAAACTCCCTAACCCTACCATGCCCTAACATGGAGCCACTGTCTTGAacatcttgacgcctaagaccctctTGGTGTACGTCGCAACAAACAACACAGCCACAGCAACACGCTAGAAACAAAAGTAGGACTAAGAGCAGGACAAAACCACCTCCCAAAAagcccaaaccaaaccaaaccgaAACAAGAGAGAAAAGGGGAACTGGACAGAGGCCCAGTTCACCAGATTGCATCCGCAGCCCAGAAAGGCAATGACCCAAAGCCCACTGCTGAAACCCTACGTCCCCATCACCCAAGTTGGCCAGATCTGATCCTTCCAGGAGGCAATCCCCACTCATCACCGCTCCGGTGGCCGACCGCGGCACTCCACCATCAGACCAATCTGGAAGAGACTGCGCCTTGGGCCTAACCTGGAAGACAACCGCACCTGTTGTCGAAGGAACCTGAAAGCCAAACCAGCACCGCCTTCAAGTACCTCCTCCGGCAACCCGATCAAAAACCTTGCCGCTAAGACAATATCCACACACCACCGGCGCCGAGTCCTTGTTCCCAAGACCCTTGTTGCGACCACAACGATCAAAGACCACCTCTTACCGATCTACACCCGAGATCCGAACTAGAAAACTTGATCCTCCGGTTCCAAAGCCGTACCACCAAAGCAGAAGCGACCCAAGCAGCAGGTTAACACCTACCCTACACGACCAGCGAGCACCGAACGTCGTTGCCGCCGCCGCCTACCACGCAAGCCCAGGGTTTGCAGAGAGAAACCCTAGGGAGCGGCTGTTTTTTTCATATCTTTGGAGAAGTCTAAATTAAACTGATACGAATATTCGGCAATTTTTTTGGCACGTCAGTGAAAAATTCATTAGTGATTTTGATATGTCAATGAAAATTGGTTCGCAGGGaaagttttaattttattattttgtggAGATTTATGCGGACAATTTTTTCGTCGTCAAAAGTGTGAAATTTTTACCTTAAATCAACATTTTTAGTATACCAATGAAAATTCGTTGGCGATATCgtaattaatcttttttttttcctttagttACGATAGTGGAGTTTTAATTTACTTctatattaaaaacaaaaaaaattatgtttgtAATAAGTCTGCTCACAATGTATCATGCCTTGACCATGTCGGGGTTCATAATGGCTCAGATTGGGCTGGCTCATGGATCAATATGTCTCAGCCTAACTGACGCTTAATCGTGCTTGAATCGTACTAAGACTGATATTAAACATGTCGGGCTTGTATCGTGCTTGTAGTTACCACATCTATGTTAAatatttggaattgaaattttgaatcgACAACCTGTCTAACTTTAGCTGTTGTCATATTTGATCTTTCTGTGATAAACAAAAACAGGAAAATTTGCCGACCGGTCCATTTTTGTAGGCTTGTTTAGCATTTAAGGGAAGTCTAATCGTATTAGTTTTGGAATGAGTCCAATGAGGCGGGCCAGGCGGCTCTATCAGTCTTTCAACTCATGCTCTTAGCCAACCTAGTGGAAAGTCCAAAGACATTGGACACTAACGTTTTAGGGGTAACTAATTACTATgaattgtcataaaaaaaaaataaaactaattaCTATGAATTGGAGTTGTTCTCATTAATATCTCTTTTTACATGACACATACTAGCTAATCCATTGTAACTTGTTAAATCAATTAAAATACAAGAAGATGAGAATACAACGACAATTACATAAATTTGAAACGTGTTTAAATTTATtgtgattaaataaaaaaattaagtttTGATTAGGGATCCTGCTTGCAACTTAATTTTTGGTCATTATAATGATATTATCTCTTCAACCAAACTTGGTACTAGCCTACTAGGTGCATGCATAATTCAACATCAGATTTGGTTGTTTTGAAGAGACTGAGAACCAATGCTGTGCCATGAATGGTTGAGGTTAATTGATAGCCTCCCCCTTACGGTTGTATGAAGCTTAATATTGATGGGCCATGGAAGAATAGCTCTGGTAAGTTTGGTTATGGTGGAGTATTTCGTGATTATAGAAGTCAGGTGACTGGTGTTTTTTGCTCAAATTTAAAGGAGCACAATTTGGTTGCCACTAAAGTGAAGGCTGTTATTCAAGTTATTGAATCAACTTCAGTTAGAGATTGGAAATATATTGGTTGGAAATGGATTTACTTCATTGAGCTCTCCATATGTTTCTACTAAATTATTTGTATGACTAGCTTGTAGAAATGAAGTTTACTCTCTGATACTTTATTTTTCtcgctttttttttatttgataaaGTTTATGTCCTCGTATgatagtatttttttttctatttttaataaattttctcATTCAGTCGACATTTACCAACAAAAACAGTAACTATTAGGGATCAAATATTAGCCATCTAACTAGCCAATAGACTTGTCTTCAAAATCATTTGAATGGACCGACCACTTTGATGAAACACTCATCTTCAGCTAGAAATAGAATATTCTCCAATAGGCAGAATATCTTcccttttccttttgttttctttaatccTCATTGTACCTATTTGTTAGGTAATCAATAATTCAATAATCAATCTAGCTAACATAATCCAACTAACTTTCTAATTCCTTAAGCTCATggaaactgaaaaagaaaagaaaaagaaaaaacaactaataataatattttcttctcttatccaaaaaaatagaaaaaagccaTAAAGATCAGACTCATGAGTCATCAATCATCACCTGCAGTTCGGTTGTATAATATTGGAGGGAGACGCCACTCCAAAAAAGTTAAATAGAAACTTACGCAAAGCAAACAAGACTCATCAAACACCTTCTTTCTTCCTCACCCAGCTTTCCTCCAAACTCACTCAACCTCTTTCAAAGTCTCCCTCTTTCCTCAACCCCAACAAAAAAAGGTCTCACCTTTATTCCCCCCTAGAGCTCCAAAACCAAGGTTTGGTTtgggttagagagagagagagagagagtttgagggtcctctctcttctttctctctctcataaATCTTGGAACTACTTTTGTGGGTTTCTGAGTTTGTGAGAGTTTTGAGGTTTGTGGGTTCTTGAAGCTTTGTTTGGTTCTGAGCTTGAAGATGATTGGGTGTGAGTGTTGGTGCTGGAGCAGTGAATATGAGGAGTACCTATATGATCAGTCTGAGCCAAAGCCATACTCTTTGCCTTCGCCTCTTCCAAAATGGCCTCAAGGTATATGCAatcaagtttctttcttttttagaatggtgctttaatttcaaagttTCTATTCTGGTTTCCATGaattttgatcaatttttatGGTTTAGCTAATTTTATGATTTCCCAGATGATTAGGTTGGactttttttcttgatttttattCAATTATTTATGATTTTATATTGGGTTAATCATAGATGAATCAATAGGTGAACCTATGAACATGGTCAACGAATGCATGAACTTGGTCAATATTTGGAAACTTGGAGATTCTGAATGTCTTGGAAGTTTAATTTTCTCGGAATTCATGAATGAGTTGCTCTTTTGGTTCCTAATCCATGTGAGAAGCCTTTTCTTCTTACTCTGATTATGAGTTTGATATCTTAATAAAACAGTTACAAGCTTTGTGTCTTAACTGCCTAGTGGGAGCTCAATTCAAGTTTCTTTGAAGTTGGTTTGAAATGATGTTTGTGTGGACTCAAGGCTCTCTCTACCTATATTGGATATAGATATATAAAGCTAAATTATCTAGTAGATTTTCAGTGAAATGTTATATATATCCTGTCAAATATTTTGAGGTCATTGCCCTGAACACCGTGTATTACTGTATTCTCATTTCCTTAGGCCAAGGTTTTGCCACCGGAACAACATgccttggagaaattgaagttGTGCAAATCACCGAGTTTGAGAGTGTCTGGAGCTGCAACCTGTTGCATGGAAAATCCAAAGGTGTCACATTTTATAGACCTGCCGGGATTCCAGATGACTGCTTTTGCCTCGGTCATTACTGCCAACCGAATGACCAGCCGTTAAGAGGTTTTGTACTTGCTGCTCGTGACACGGTTGCTACCAGGACGGATTTGAAAGATGGTTTTGTCCAAGACTTGGTACAAAAGTTGCCAGCTTTAATAAAGCCCCTTAACTACTCCTTAGTCTGGAATGCAGATTCGACCAGTGGGTGTGGTTATATTTGGATGCCAAACCCACCTGTGGGTTATAAGGCCATGGGTTTTGTGGTCACTGACGATAGTGAGGAGCCAAGCCTCGATGTTGTTCGATGTGTACGAGAAGATCTTACTGAGACTTGTGAACCGTGTGATCGGATACTTGCAGTGGATTCGAAGTTTTCAGCAAACCAATTTCAGGTTTGGAGTACAAGACCTTGCGAACGAGGTATGTTCTGTAGAGGTGTTTCAGTTGGCACATTCTTTTGTTCTAGTACCTACTTGGATTCTGACGAAGAACTAGAAGTTGCGTGCTTGAAGAATATTGGTTCATCCCTACACGCAATGCCAAATCTACGGCAGGTTCATACCCTCATTGAGCACTATGGGCCTACTGTATACTTCCATCCTGATGAGGCTTATTTGCCATCGTCAGTACAATGGTTTTTCAAAAATGGGGCACTTTTGTACGGTGATTCCTTTGAAACAGGTGAATCAATTGATCACAGAGGCTCTAATTTGCCTAGGGGAGGGGAAAATGAGCATGATTATTGGATAGATTTGCCAAATGATGATGATGCTAGACATCATATCAAAGGCGGAGACATGGAGAGTGCGAAGCTATATGTTCATGTAAAACCAGCATTAGGAGGAACTTTCACCGATGTGGCCATGTGGATATTCTGTCCCTTCAATGGACCGGCCACCATTAAAGTTGGTGTAGTGAGTATTGCAATGAACAAGATAGGAcaacatgttggtgattgggaGCACTACACTCTCCGAGTGAGCAACTTCACCGGAGAACTTTGGCAGGTGTACTTCTCAGAACACAGTGGTGGTAGATGGGTGGATGCTTTTGACTTGGAGTTCATTGAAGGGAATAAGTCAATTGTATATTCTTCAAAACATGGTCATAGTAGCTACCCTCATTCAGGAACCTATCTTCAGGGGTCTTCAAAGCTTGGAATAGGAGTAAAGAATGAAGTTGCTCAAAGCAAGATGTTCATTGATTCGAGCACCAAATATGAGATTGTTGCAGCCGAGTACCTTGGTGATGGTGTTATTGAAGAACCGTGTTGGTTGCAGTATATGAGAGATTGGGGTCCAACCATTGTGTATGATTCGCGATCAGAACTAGATAAGATAATTGATCGTCTTCCATTCTTTGTTCGATTCTCGGTGGAGAATCTATTCGAATTGTTTCCAACCGAACTCTACGGTGAGGAAGGGCCGACCGGCCCCAAGGAGAAGGATAATTGGTTGGGAGATGAAAGGTGAAATGCAAGGTCTCAAATCTAATCTATGTCAAGTTTTCACAAAACTGTTGATGGCTTGCTGTAGATGCCAATGCAATTTGGTAGCAACTTGAGTGTAGATTTGTCAAATGCTTTGTATTTGAAAAGTCGTGTGGATTGTGAAGTTTATGTACCATaaaagaaactgaaattttATATGAACCTTTTGAAGCAAGCAGTCTGCTCATATTTCCTTGTTACAATAGGATTTGGCTTGTTTGGGTTTTCTCCTCAACTACTGTTGATCTTTATCCAACGATTCTTTTAATGATggtaatattaaaaaattattttttagaatATGTTAAAAAATCATAAATTCTTCGAGGAAAGTTAATTGTTCCTACAACACCGTAGGCTCTGTGAACCCAGCTCCTAGATTCATTCAATGAAGAGGAGCACGCCCAGCCTCTCAACTTGTGCAAGACTATATATGGTCGAGTTTGATGTAGCTGTGCTTGTAAAAAAAGCAACTTCTGCTATGCTGTTAGAATAATATAATCAGCTGCGTAAACTTaagttgttgagtgtttggtgAGATAGAGGGAATAGAGGAACTGGGAAAGGCACAACAAATGAGATTATGAGCAGATGAGGACTCTTTAGGTATTTTAAAATATTCACTTGCTGCTTCTATTGGCAGCGGCTTCTAAAAGGATGGTTTAGCCAAGAAATATGGGGAGGGCTTGTTGGCAACAAGAACATGATCAAGTCGGAGCTGTAGCCGAAGAAGCTGGTAATGGATGCAGAGTCTACGATTCCTAAGAGTACTTGGAAACAGAAATAGAAGAAACTGGAGCCTGCAAATGTAAGGCGGATTAATGTACCAATTCAGGTTGTTAACAGCTCTGGGGTAGCCCCCTCTACTTAGTGCTAAGATTAggttggatcttgaattgtTTGGTGAAAACCCTAGTAGTGTTAAGTTACTACTACTTAGTGCTTCTCTCTAGGTTAATATTACGTAGGTAGCTTTAGGGATCTCTTAGCGGTGATACAAGTTGTTCGTGCCCTTTGGGGGTGATCACTATGTATTGTCTACATTTCTTTTAATGGATTGAAACCCAAgatattgattaaaaaaaaagagttaatttgattcaagtcttttttgttatataaaagtTAGATCTAATCCGCgcatattttcttgttaattgcggtccatttgctttttttaatagtccattttgcccttagaaccaaataaggtaaataatttcaaattcactaattagatcacaattttagctcaattttaaattcaaattccaaaatttacaattcatcaataaataattttcagacAAAAAAGACTAAATGCATTCATATAAACTCAATATACCTAAGATGTAGGTCTAATACTTATAAACCTACATTATAGGATGAAaaacattagaacaaaaattcaaacattattGCTTCATTTGTATCTATATAGTAGGTATTTAAAGCTGTTTCGTAGAGATTTAATCTACCTAGACATGcgaagcaggaaaaaaaaacatagaatatattcccaatctaatcaaaaggtacaaatatgtatatatagaacttatacctaattaaaagataaaatgtatgaaagagaaaatgtgagataatgagagaaccttagatatagagatatagagaaacttgattttttttttttaaacttgtgaaatcttacctataaataaggcatgtaaatgtgaaataaaaatgtctaatcAAATTCTAGGACAAATCTTACCTATAACACCATAATCGATTCTATATTAAAGGTAAGCAAAAACTTCTTACCAAATCTATAATAAAGGTAACTGCGAATTAAAGATGTCATGTTAGTAAGACCTAAAAATGATCTAAGAAGGGAGAagccacaaaaacaaaatactAATGTGAAAGAAAAAGCTAGAAATAAACAGAGAAATGAGAAGTATGTGTTGGAAATAGGATatgcatggaacaagaagagggAAAAAACGATGATTCGGAAGaaaaaaggaggaggaagaagaagaagaagaagaagaagacaacgTGTGATAGGCAAGATCAAAGATGAATAATatcttaatatatatagattcatcttttgaattcaatcaagaaactaataatataaattaaagtCAACACATTAAATTTGCTAATTTTACATTAACAATATTGCAATAATTTAGGATTTCCATTAATATATTGGCTGTTGCTGTTTATTgtgcaaaatatattaaataagggtatgttaggaatgaaaaatttaggtgttgagtcagcaagataaaaaaggaaataaatccGATGTGGCAGCTGAGTCATAGGACcgcgattaataaaaaaaattcatctgGACTACATCTAATATGGGCTGTGAGTTTTGGACTTAGATCTAATTAACTCGCATTTGGTTTAATTAAAGCAGCAATCAAcccattttgaatttgaaaaaaaGACCAATATTGCATAATTTTAGCAACATTAATAACAATATTGAAGCTAGGGATTACAAAACTTACAAGTAATATATTAAATGCAAAGTGCTTTAATCATGGGATTACATATCATACCtacttttatagttttattCAAAGTTTTGATGTGTAATAAAGCTTACAAgtatccttaaaaaaaaaaaaaaaaaaaaggggcttaCCAGTATAAATAGGGCATTAATCGCATTCCCCTTACACCATGGAAGTAGATTCTGTAGCACTTTGTGGCATGGCAGATATCTCTTCGATATCTGTGTCATCGCTGTCATCAGGTAAACCCTCAGTTGGCATTTGCTGGGGACAAACTAACGGTTTTGGAGGCATTTGCAAGACTTCTTCACCTTCAAGCATCTCTAAAACCTTGGTCATCGAAGGGCGGTCAGCAGGCATTAGTTGTATGCACCACAAAGCAGCCATGATCATCTTCTTGGCTATTTTAGTATCGTACTCACATGCATCCTCAATTTCAAGACTCTTTCCCTTTTCTAATTGCTCATAAATCCAGGAAGGGAAGTATATTTGACTCGAATGTTCTACATCtggattcaattttttttttttttttttttttttttttttttttttttttttttttttttttttttttttttttttttttttttataaggagaaagggattaggcgatattagttcctcggagACAGACAATGCAGGGCacaagtcccaccctcaaacccgaaggtgaagggtctgccccactctgggaacccaccgcccgtcccccaACTCAATTTATTAATAAGAAAGGAGAAAAATACATCGTTCAAgggagaaaacaaaattaacagCGAAATAGAAGAGAGGGAAACTTCCCCCTCATGAACAAATctacaagaagaaaaaatcagcCACATAAGTGAAAACTGGACACACGAACTATGCCAGAATTTTGGTTGCGCCTGCATGTAGATGCATATGAAGCTAACATTGCGCACGACCTCCTGGGAATGAAAGCCTCTGAGAAGGAGCGGGCAAGAAAGGCAGACGAACATAATCATCTCAGCAACCTGTGAAGCAACCTGTGAACATAATCATCTACATCTGGATTCAAGTTTTTCCTCCTCCCTGCTATTTCCATTAACAACATTCCGAAGCTATAAACATCAGCTTTGTAGGAAACACCACCAATAGTTCTGTAGTACATTTCTGGAGCTATATATCCCCTTGTGCCTCTTGCTGCAGTAACAGAAATAGTGTTCTGATCTCTCGGGTAAAATCTTGCAAGCCCAAAGTCTGAAATTTTGGAATTAAAGTTTTCATCAAGGAGAATGTTGTGGGGCTTAATATCAAAATGTAGAATTTGAATATCACATCCCTGGTGTAGATATTCAATTGCACGAGCCACCCCTAGAGCTATCTCATGCATTCTATCCCAACTTAGAGTAGGATTATTTTCTGCATcacacaatatatatttgtCGAGGGATCCACTAGGCATGAATTCATAAACAAGAGCTCTTTTAGACCCCTCAGAACAGAATCCAATTAGTTGCACCACATTGACATGATGAATCCTTCCTATTGTGGCAACTTCATTGATGAAATCTTGCCCTTTACTTTTGGAATCATTCAACATCTTTACTGCAACAAGATGACCATTTGATAGCTCTCCTTTATAAACAGAACC
Above is a genomic segment from Rosa chinensis cultivar Old Blush chromosome 3, RchiOBHm-V2, whole genome shotgun sequence containing:
- the LOC112192270 gene encoding uncharacterized protein LOC112192270 yields the protein MIGCECWCWSSEYEEYLYDQSEPKPYSLPSPLPKWPQGQGFATGTTCLGEIEVVQITEFESVWSCNLLHGKSKGVTFYRPAGIPDDCFCLGHYCQPNDQPLRGFVLAARDTVATRTDLKDGFVQDLVQKLPALIKPLNYSLVWNADSTSGCGYIWMPNPPVGYKAMGFVVTDDSEEPSLDVVRCVREDLTETCEPCDRILAVDSKFSANQFQVWSTRPCERGMFCRGVSVGTFFCSSTYLDSDEELEVACLKNIGSSLHAMPNLRQVHTLIEHYGPTVYFHPDEAYLPSSVQWFFKNGALLYGDSFETGESIDHRGSNLPRGGENEHDYWIDLPNDDDARHHIKGGDMESAKLYVHVKPALGGTFTDVAMWIFCPFNGPATIKVGVVSIAMNKIGQHVGDWEHYTLRVSNFTGELWQVYFSEHSGGRWVDAFDLEFIEGNKSIVYSSKHGHSSYPHSGTYLQGSSKLGIGVKNEVAQSKMFIDSSTKYEIVAAEYLGDGVIEEPCWLQYMRDWGPTIVYDSRSELDKIIDRLPFFVRFSVENLFELFPTELYGEEGPTGPKEKDNWLGDER